A window from Branchiostoma floridae strain S238N-H82 chromosome 16, Bfl_VNyyK, whole genome shotgun sequence encodes these proteins:
- the LOC118403127 gene encoding homeobox protein engrailed-1-B-like isoform X2, translating to MANSSADENGNPPASPPPPHSPVQPEDSPSPDGPRTTNFSIANILRPEFGARKRDSKSCDSSPVSSPGKPAPGDLSPSLPASPGGVPQENTTTADGLRLDDDPAKPVTADDKDGKPVPQPMIWPAWVYCTRYSDRPSSGPRTRKARPKDPKKAEEKRPRTAFTSEQLQRLKKEFQENRYLTEQRRQDLARELKLNESQIKIWFQNKRAKIKKAAGVRNGLALHLMAQGLYNHSTMPTMGDEHGLDMHD from the exons ATGGCGAACAGTAGCGCGGATGAGAACGGGAACCCACCGGCGAGCCCGCCGCCTCCTCACAGCCCGGTCCAACCGGAGGACAGTCCGAGTCCTGACGGCCCGCGCACCACCAACTTTTCCATCGCGAACATCCTCCGGCCGGAGTTCGGCGCTCGCAAGAGAGACAGTAAAAGTTGCGACTCCTCTCCCGTGTCCAGCCCGGGGAAACCGGCACCGGGAGACCTCTCCCCCTCACTGCCGGCCAGCCCGGGCGGAGTCCCGCAGGAGAACACGACGACAGCCGATGGACTCCGACTCGATGATGACCCCGCCAAGCCCGTTACGGCAGACGATAAGGACGGTAAACCGGTGCCCCAGCCCATGATCTGGCCGGCGTGGGTTTACTGTACCCGCTACTCGGACCGCCCTTCTTCTG GACCCCGAACGCGGAAAGCTCGGCCCAAAGATCCGAAGAAAGCCGAGGAGAAGCGGCCGAGAACGGCGTTCACTTCCGAACAACTCCAGCGCCTGAAAAAGGAATTTCAAGAGAACCGTTACCTCACAGAGCAGCGGCGGCAGGACCTGGCAAGAGAGCTGAAGCTAAACGAGTCACAGATCAAGATATGGTTTCAGAATAAGCGTGCGAAAATCAAGAAGGCGGCTGGAGTACGGAACGGACTAGCGCTCCACCTCATGGCGCAGGGGCTCTACAACCATTCCACCATGCCGACAATGGGAGACGAGCACGGGCTTGATATGCATGACTAG
- the LOC118403127 gene encoding homeobox protein engrailed-1-B-like isoform X1 yields MANSSADENGNPPASPPPPHSPVQPEDSPSPDGPRTTNFSIANILRPEFGARKRDSKSCDSSPVSSPGKPAPGDLSPSLPASPGGVPQENTTTADGLRLDDDPAKPVTADDKDGKPVPQPMIWPAWVYCTRYSDRPSSVRTAGPRTRKARPKDPKKAEEKRPRTAFTSEQLQRLKKEFQENRYLTEQRRQDLARELKLNESQIKIWFQNKRAKIKKAAGVRNGLALHLMAQGLYNHSTMPTMGDEHGLDMHD; encoded by the exons ATGGCGAACAGTAGCGCGGATGAGAACGGGAACCCACCGGCGAGCCCGCCGCCTCCTCACAGCCCGGTCCAACCGGAGGACAGTCCGAGTCCTGACGGCCCGCGCACCACCAACTTTTCCATCGCGAACATCCTCCGGCCGGAGTTCGGCGCTCGCAAGAGAGACAGTAAAAGTTGCGACTCCTCTCCCGTGTCCAGCCCGGGGAAACCGGCACCGGGAGACCTCTCCCCCTCACTGCCGGCCAGCCCGGGCGGAGTCCCGCAGGAGAACACGACGACAGCCGATGGACTCCGACTCGATGATGACCCCGCCAAGCCCGTTACGGCAGACGATAAGGACGGTAAACCGGTGCCCCAGCCCATGATCTGGCCGGCGTGGGTTTACTGTACCCGCTACTCGGACCGCCCTTCTTCTG TTCGCACCGCAGGACCCCGAACGCGGAAAGCTCGGCCCAAAGATCCGAAGAAAGCCGAGGAGAAGCGGCCGAGAACGGCGTTCACTTCCGAACAACTCCAGCGCCTGAAAAAGGAATTTCAAGAGAACCGTTACCTCACAGAGCAGCGGCGGCAGGACCTGGCAAGAGAGCTGAAGCTAAACGAGTCACAGATCAAGATATGGTTTCAGAATAAGCGTGCGAAAATCAAGAAGGCGGCTGGAGTACGGAACGGACTAGCGCTCCACCTCATGGCGCAGGGGCTCTACAACCATTCCACCATGCCGACAATGGGAGACGAGCACGGGCTTGATATGCATGACTAG